Part of the Peromyscus leucopus breed LL Stock chromosome 6, UCI_PerLeu_2.1, whole genome shotgun sequence genome, AAAAACATCCCCCAGTGCAGCCTCCTCTAGGGGAGGATTTCACTTTTCATCTTTGGCCTGCAGAGGAAGCGAGGAGGGATCCTGGGGTGGCTACCCCAGGGTGTGAGACAGCTGAGTTTTAAGGTGGGTGCCTTAAGAATAAACATCCATCTGTTGACCACAAACACAGCCTCTTCTTTTGATGAACGCACAGAATCCAGCAGCCTTTATTCTGGCTGTAAAGGCGCGTTCTGAATTGCAAGCATGTGGATGAGGTTGCCCAAGGTTCCCTGAAGGATCAAAGAGGCTTTGACCAATCCCTTCAAGGCATTTCAGCCCCGGGGAGTTGAGAACTGATAGGGGTCTAGAGAGGAGCTTGGATGCGGTGGGAACTGACGTGATGTGTGCAGGCTGGGCAGAAAGAGCAGTTCCCAAAGTCCATGTCAGAACAGACTGGAAGCGGTGCCTGCAAGTGAGGAGAGCTGCCTGGTGACGCCTGCACTTGGCCCCTTCCTCCCCATGGGGCCCTTTCCGGGTTGAGCCTTTTGATGTGGGAGAGCTGCTGCACTCGCCCAAGGTGTAGGTGATGGCCACTGGTGTGTGTGCGAGGCTTCGCTTTTCTCTCCTCTTGGTGTCTGATGGGGCCCATTGcttgaggtgttttgtttttttttaaccacatatTTTCACACTCAtctttgcagagagagagagagagagagagagagagagagagagagagagagagagagagagagagagagagaacgaacccTTGGGGTGGCCGAGCCACAGGTagtggagatctgcctgcctgtttgtGCTGCCCCTCTCTGGGCACCAGTGGCATCTTGAATCGCCACAGCAAGGCTTCTAGGAAGCCTGCAGCATATTGTTGCCTGTTCTTCATTCTGCTCCTCTGTTTTTTATAGCCACATCTTCCTGTCCTTCTGGAGCAAAGGGACATGCTCACAAGCAGGGGCAGTGATGAGGAGAATGCAGAGGAGCTGGCTGCAGCCGTCTCAGCCCTTTGCTTCCCTTGACTGGGCGGCCCCCACTGTCCTAGGAAGGCACAGTGCAGAGCTGGGAGCCCCTAGCAGTCTCCTTTAGCAGTAAGGCCCCAACTGTTGCTCACacactccttttctcctcttgttcCCAGCCCCCTTCCTGTAGTGGCCGGAGGGCACGCTGGGTGGGGACAGAAGCGGCCTTGGTAAGAAGAGCCTTAACCCACGTGCCGTCTTACTTTACTCTGACTAGAAGTTGTGTATCGCCTACAGCCATTTCTCTCCctcatttattatttctgtttcctaTGTATGTGCCATGTATTTTGATCGTGTCTCCCGTGTACCCTGCTGTTCTGTGCGGCTGAACCCTACTTCCCAAGGCCCTCTCTCACATATTTTTGTGGTGGGCCCCACTGCATTTTCTTAGGTTTTTTGTACAAGTCAGGGGTGCACACATCTTTTCTATTGAATTATCGACACGACAGCCAGCTCTGAGGcctggcttttcttccttccttccttccttccttccttccttccttccttccttccttccttccttccttccttccttccttccttccctccctccctccctccctccctccctccctccctccctctctctctctcttttctttctctcagttgTTTGAAGCCTGCCTTGTCCTGTCCTGCCTCACCTGACTCCCACTCCTTGAAAGTCATTTCTCCAAGGAGAAGTCTTATTTCTCCTCAGCCCATTCCCCCTTCCCAAAGACCCTTCTGTGTGTCAGCCTGTACCTCTCCGTTCTTCCACAGTATGGCATAcaccacattttgttttaaaaatataattatgaaaaaatacTTTCCCAGGTTAGAAAGGCAGCGTGTAGCTTCTCTTATTCATCACAGGTTTATCCTCAACATCTAGAACCTGAAAGGCTCATAGCTATTTGAGTGCAAGCGTGCTTCCTAGAGATGGACATGGGCAGAGCACTCGTGTGAGAATGTCTTAGGAAACTTCCGGGGGCTGGGAAGACAGACTCGTTCATCAAAGTGCTCACTCTGCAAGCTCGGGGACaggggtttggatccccagagacccTGTAAGAGGATGGGCGTAGGGGTGTGTGTCTGCAGTCCTgatgctgaagaggcagagatggaggacAGCTGGATCTGCTTGCCAGCTACTCTGGTCagatctgtgagctccaggtccattgagagactctgtctcaataaggTGGAGAGgcattgagaaagacacctgacatgacctctgatttctacacacatgggcacgcacgcatgcacacaacagcaacaaaaccccagcacacatacacaaatgaaaccttttattttgtgtggtaaTTAAAGAAGGTAGATTTGGTCTCTTAAACTTTGTGGATCATGTGTTTTTAGACTTAACCTCTTTAGGGCAGGGGACAGAGATGAGCTTGTTGGAGCTACTGAAGTTAGGGCACGTGTGTTATGTATGCAGTTGAATACATGGGTCTGAAACTCAGGTAAACAGGCCATTCTTGGGGAATCGATTTGGAGATCGGGAGCATGCTCTGTGCAAAGGCTCCCTGGGGCCCCAGCGTTGCTACACAGCAGAATGgacaagcagagacagagactatGTGGAGGCTCCCAGGCTTGCATGCTCCAACTAGATTTCCTTGCCTGAGGATTTATCCATTTGTTTTTCCTCACAGAAATGGCCTCCACCTTCAGCCCCAGAGAGTGTAAATTGTCCAAACAAGAGGGCCAGAACTACGGCTTCTTCCTGCGCATTGAGAAGGACACTGATGGCCACCTGGTCCGGGTGATTGAGAAGGGAAGCCCCGCAGAGAAAGCAGGGCTCCTGGATGGGGACAGAGTTCTCAGGATCAATGGTGTCTTTGTTGACAAGGAAGAGCACACACAGGTGAATAGACACTTGGGGTTCTAGCACCTCTTCAGCCTCCACATCTCTGCTCACTATGATTTTGGGGGGGGTCAGTGGAGCTTGGTTCTCTTGTGGCTGCCATTGGCAAGGATCTATCATATTTTATGTTTGGCCGGTCTAATTGCCTATAATGAACTGAGAATTGTAAAAAGTGctatgtggctcagtgggtaaaggtgcttgttgccaagcctcatgacctgggttcaattcctgggacttacatggtggaaggagagaactgatttccctaagtgttcacatgcatgtgctatggcatgtgcCCTGTTATAGAACCCccaatcaatcaattaaaaaatgtcCTACTATAACAGTGTCAGGTCAAACATGCATTGCCCATTTGCTAGACAATTCTATCTGAATAAGCTAGAGCTCGCAGCACAAGCCTGTGAGGCATGTGTGACTGCACAGACGAGGCAGCCGTGTGTAGGTGACTTAGCTTGTTAACACTCATGCAGTGGATATATGGGAGAGGTGGGCCTTGACCCACTTGGGTATCGTTCCCCTTTCTCTATACcatgcaccccccccccgcccccacatacacacagacctgAGAAGCCCTGTTGTGTTCTCTCAACCTCCCTAACGCTTCggccctttaatgcagttcctcatgttgtaggaACCCCtgaccataacattattttcgttcctacttcataactgtaattttgctactgttatgaattgtaaatatctgatgtgcagggcATCTGATACATGACTTCTGTGAAAGGGTTGGGTCATTCAGTCCCCAAGGAGTcgcgacccacaggctgagagccactggtcttGAGCATTCATTTCTGGGAAAGACCAGTCCTTGTAAGGGCTTCCTGGATCCCCACAGGGCCAGGGTCCCAGTCTAATCCTCCCCTATGTATTAGGAGTATTGGGGTGAAGGTGTCTGGTACCCCTCTGCTCAGGGTATGGGTGTCAGGTCAGCTGGCAGACCTGTGACACGTGACGAACACCTTCCTCCTGCAGCTGGTGGGGGGGGCGGGAGGTGGTTATCAGGACACGGTAGCCTTTtaacatttctccttcctttaaaGGTGGTGGATCTGGTCAGAAAGAGCGGGAATTCAGTGACTCTGCTGGTTTTGGATGGAGACTCCTACGAGAAGGCTATAAAAAAACAGGTGGACTTGAAAGAATTGGATCCGAGCCAGAGGGAGGCAGCTTTGAGTGATAAGAAACCAGGTCCTGTGATGAATGGGGCAGTGGAGACGTGCGCCCAGCCACGGCTCTGCTACCTGGTGAAGGAGGGCAGCAGCTTCGGCTTCTCTCTGAAAACCATCCACGGTGAGCTGGGGGCGGGGTGAGCAATGGCCTCCGGAGGACCGAGGTTGTTAACGACATTCTCTGCAGTCGTTAGGAATGTCCACAGCAACgccactctctcttccttcctctccagtcCAAATCTTTCTCTGCAGTTGTCCAAAGAGAGATCCGGACTTTGGACATCAGCAAGGGCTGAATGGAGTAGGGtcccaggctctctttccctagtGTGTGTCAGGCTGGCCCTTTGAGGTCAGGGGTTCAAGGGCTGATGCCTCTTCATTGTTTTGTATTCccttggcttttcaagacagggtttctctgtgtagctttggagcctgtcctggaactcactctgtagaccaggttggtctcaaactcacagagttctgcctgtccctgcctcctgagtataggaattaaaggtgtgcaccaccactgcctggcttcattaTTCTTTTATAGCTCCCTTAGGGGTGAAGATGGAGGGGAGGAGGTTCTTCATGATAGCTACATTGAGTGAGACTGATATCTTTTTATGGCCCAGAGAAGccaaaaatacaacaaattttTAGCATCTGTTACCACAAGCAGAGACAGAGGCTATGTGTGGAGGCTCTGTTACAACTCTGTACAACTCTTTTGTAACTCTGTTACAACCCCAGAGTAGCTGTATAAACTCTGCCCTCCTGTGACATTATAATACTCTCAGTTGAAGCCTAGTCTCACTTGTCCTAAGATGTGCCCCTGACCTATGCCACGAAGGACATACTTGAGAATCCCCGACCCTTGGAAAGTCTTAGAGGCTCTGTTTCTGTGGTTTCAGAGGAATGCACCATGCTGCCCTGTCCACTGGAATTCTTTAGTGTTTCTCCTAGGAAACCGGCCAGCTTGTTGGCTCCATCTCTAATTATTAAACAGAGAAGAAGAGGTTGGTAGGTTCAGGAAAGATGCTGACGCATCTTTTCAGAAATCAGCTTTAGTACGAGAAAGGGCCCTGAGGTGAGTGTTAGCTCATCACCGAACACTAGTGTTGCCCCTGTCCACATTCTCTCTGGTCCTGGAGAGGACTGATGGTGGGCTGTGTTTGGTGGAAGACAAAGGAGAAGGCTATTTGACAATTTAACATGGTTTTCAGAGGTTACACAAGAGATAGAAATTAAAACCATGAGAGAGAGTATTATTAAACATCTGTATTATTAAACACAGTAGTGTTGAGGGCCAAAGAACCTTggtattttttaatctattaatGGTAAAATAGTGTTAAACAAAAGATGAGGGCTGGTGAGCTGGTtcactggctgccaagcctgatgacctgggttcaatccccagagccccaCTTGGTAgggggagagaaccaactctgacctccacatgcatgttataatgtgtgtgtgcatgtgagtgtgcgtgtatgtgtatgtgtgtatgtccacacacacaaattaaccTAAAAAGTCCAAATTCACAGTTTCCTCACTGGGCTCTTGTGCTGATGCATACAGCGAGTGGTTTGTTAGCTTTATGGAAAGAATGTTTTCTTCATGACAAACTGCAAGATAATGGTGAATATATAAGAAACCAAGCAGCAATCGGCTTGGAGAGGAAGCTGATACATAGTCCCGTCAGGAATGAGGTTTATTAGGATGAAAGAGGGTCTCGAGGCCATGATGGGgcctggggtgggagtggggacatTAGACAGCGAGATGTATGGAGAGTCAGACACGGTGGGATCTTAAAGGGAAGGACAGGTTTCCCTTTgaagccaggagagagagagaaaatggatgaACGAGTGAATGAATGAGCCAACCACATGAAAAGGATGGCCGGGGAGGCTAGAGGAGCCTCTTCAGAGGTCAGCTCTCCGAGCTTTCTCTGAGAACAGAACAAAGGAGAGGTCTGGCTTTTTATTACCTCCTAGGGGTGGTGAGGAGTTTCCCATCACGGAATTGAGTTCAACACAGCCATGTGTGGCCAGGAGCATGGAGGATGCCAGTCAAGAGCTGGCGAGTCCCATCACGGGTTCTTTTAACTCTGTTCCAGAGAGCCACAGGGAGACCTTAAAGGTGGCATCCTTGTGTTCTAACAGGCAATAGGAGAACTGTTAGTGTTCAAGGAGCTGGTGGTGGTCCTCTTCCTCCTTACAAGTACCATAGATGGCCGTATAAAGCTGCCCTCAGAATAGACGGAAGTGTTAGCGTCTAGAAAGAATTACTAGCACTTCCTTGGGTTAACACCtaaaccacaccacacacacgtgctccttctcctcttcctcctctctccctccttgctGGGCTGCAGCAGAGGTCTGTGGACGCCAGCGGTATGTGATGTTAGGGGAAGGAACAGAAGCATTGACTTCTAATTGTACAGATGCAGAGATGGATGCTGCGTGGGTATGGATCAGTACTACTGGTTCAAGAGACCAACgccagacatttatttttaaatttccattgatgtgtgtatgtgtgcatgtgctcatgcatgtgtgtgtgtgttcattcatgcaTGCCATGCTGAATGTGTgggggtcaggggacaacttacAGTTTTGTTCTTCCACTATGtggacctgggaattgaacccaggtcaccaGACATGACATCAGGTGgccttatcctctgagccatctcaccggcttGTCACAGAGACTCTCGCCTTTCCTTCAGTCAGACTGAGACTTTCTCTTCAGACCAACAGACCCGTGCTGAGTAACAGCAGTGCCCAGCTTCGTGCTAGGAGCTGTAGCTGAGTTGAGAGCCGAGGCAGAGGGCAATCTGAGTCAGCTCTGAAGGTCTCcggatctctctccactcttcttcCAGGCAAAAAGGGCGTGTACCTGACTGACATCACACCTCAGGGAGTGGCCATGAGGGCCGGGGTCCTGGCCGACGATCTCTTGGTTGAAGTGAACGGAGAAAACGTAGAGAACGCCAATCACGAGGAAGTGGTGGCGAAGGTAATCCTCAAAGGGcgcttttctcccctctcctcccgtCCACTCCGTCGGAAGTGATGGAGGTGGGTGGTAGCGCCTGCCTGGATGAGCGTCTGACGGAGAGCATCCTCTAGGTGTTTGTATCGAGGGCGCACAGAGTCACTGGTGGCATGGGCGGGGCTCACAGGGCTCCGGCCCCTCCCCCTTTCAGTTTCCATTTCCACGTTTACTTGTAGTCGACCCCATCTGAAagcaatggaaacttccagaagaaaCAGATGGTTCATAAGTTTAAACAACTGTTCCTACAATACACTGTTGTAATTGATTATTTGTTAGTCACTGTGTCCGACTTGTAAATTAAACTACTGTAGGCGTGTGTGGGAGGAGGAGACCGCACAGACGGGGCTTATTACTGACTGCTTGCCGTCTGCGGGTGGCTGCTGCGTTCAGTGACTGACAGGTGTCGGGCACAAGGATGGGGATGCTAGATACCTTCTGGATGGAGGTGTGGGCGGCAAGGGATGGATTTCATCACTACTCAAAACAGAATACAGCATTAAGTTTATAGGTAACTCCTCAAGTCCATTTAGTATTTCCACACTCCGGATGGCCATGGGTAACAAACCATTCCTGCCGGGTGTTGGAATGCCCCCCAGCATGCTGACACTGGAGAAGGGCTCTCTTGTTGAGGTCAGATGGAGCCTTGGACACCGACTGACCTCTTGTCCTGTAGAATGATCTCCCAAAGTTGACCCTTACTCTCTTTTCTAAAATCCCATTCGGCCCTTCTCATCCGCACATCTTTCTGCTCTTTAAGAATTTGGGCTCCCACTTGAGTTCAGTTAACATCTGTGCGGTCGGCTGTTTTCCCTCAAAGTAGCTGGATAAATACCAGTCAGGCCGGGGGAAGCATGCAAGCGCTCATGCTCAGGCCCCGGACCCGAGCCTTCTGCGCCTGCGCCGCACGGCAGCCTTCCTCCCAGGGTCCTTTGTGGAGGCCCCCGGCCCTCATCTGTGTGTCTTGCTGCAGGTGAAGAAGGCGGGGAGCCGTATCGTGTTCCTCCTTGTGGACAAGGAGACTGCCAAGCGCCATGATGAACAGAAGACACAGTTCAAGAGGGAAACGGCTAGTCTGAAACTGCTGCCCCACCAGCCCCGGGTGGTGGAGATCAGGAAGGGAAGCAATGGCTACGGGTTCTACCTGAGGGCAGGCTCTGGACAGAAAGGTGAGGCACCAGTCTGCAGACCTCGAGTCCCTCATCCATGGTGCAGGCTCCCCAAGCTCCAGCCCCGCCAGGGAACTGACGGGGAGTAGGAGGCAGAGCTGCGCACGTTGTTGCCCTGGGCGGCCTGATGCTGGAGTCTCAGTTTCCATTACGGAGTGGTCAGGCAGAGTTTAGGGTCTGGATAGACAGGCGGCGGGACTAACTTGGCTCTCTGAAAGAAATCTGAATTTGGAGCATTTGCTGATTTCTGTGATGTGAATACCCCAACTTTTCCTGACTTTATGTTGCCAACATAATGGCCTTGAACACAAGGTTGAGCACATTGCAAGCCTCTGGAAATTTcctcaggaatctcatgctgggaaaagagaaagcctaAATATTTGGTGGAGAAGGGGGCAGGCACCCAGAAGGGATTCACAACTTATCAGATCTCCTTTCGGGAGAGGGCAGGATGGGCCAGTGGTACGTGGAGCCTTAACCTCACTTCAGAACCCTGAAGATAGACTTGAAGGGGTCACTAGATCCCTTTGCCCTTACCAAGGTGGCTATCTTGAGtaattctctccttcctgctaTTAGTTTGGCTGTTTGGATCAGCTTATGGAGGACTAGTGGCTGAACTTTGCTTGTTGGGGCACAGGCGGGGACCCCTAAATAGGGCAGTGCCGACCTGGCTTCGAAGGCTGGGAGGCTTTGTGCTCTGCACCCCTTCCTGCCTCTTGCATCAGGGTTTCCCGGTGtacagactgaccttgaacttggggcCCTCCGGCTTCCACTTCCCTGGTGCTGGCCCCTTTCCCTTCTGTGGCTTACCTGCTGGGTACGATTTGTGGCTGCAAGGATGCCCACGGACTTCCTAGGAACTTTTTAGCCCGCCCACTTTGTCGAAAGTGACCATCAGACGCTTTTAGCAAACACCAGGTTCCCAGTCTTTTAAGACCCTCTCATGGCTT contains:
- the Pdzk1 gene encoding LOW QUALITY PROTEIN: Na(+)/H(+) exchange regulatory cofactor NHE-RF3 (The sequence of the model RefSeq protein was modified relative to this genomic sequence to represent the inferred CDS: inserted 1 base in 1 codon); its protein translation is MASTFSPRECKLSKQEGQNYGFFLRIEKDTDGHLVRVIEKGSPAEKAGLLDGDRVLRINGVFVDKEEHTQVVDLVRKSGNSVTLLVLDGDSYEKAIKKQVDLKELDPSQREAALSDKKPGPVMNGAVETCAQPRLCYLVKEGSSFGFSLKTIHGKKGVYLTDITPQGVAMRAGVLADDLLVEVNGENVENANHEEVVAKVKKAGSRIVFLLVDKETAKRHDEQKTQFKRETASLKLLPHQPRVVEIRKGSNGYGFYLRAGSGQKGQITKDIEPGSPAEAAGLKNNDLVVAVNGVSVEGLDHDSVVEMIKEGGEQTTLLVVDXEADSIYGLARFSPLLYCQSQELPNGSVGEAAAPVAAAPEATSPDTAEDAGDHKPKLCRLIKVDDSYGFHLNAIRGQPGSFVREVQEGGPADKAGLEDEDVIIEVNGESVQEEPYEKVVDRIKSSGEHVTLLVCGKKAYNYFQAKKIPIVASMADPLDACSEDRGGPSAESELEPHTARERTHSTASHSSSNSEDTEM